One window of Triticum dicoccoides isolate Atlit2015 ecotype Zavitan chromosome 5A, WEW_v2.0, whole genome shotgun sequence genomic DNA carries:
- the LOC119297815 gene encoding thaumatin-like protein 1b, translated as MMPMVAAGDKGSHGASSTCSMCRQLTKLFPLHLVIVLLLGVATNGRPEAAAARSFIFHNACAHPVWVGALNGATSPRLARTGFYLASGATDAVAAPSSGAWSGNFWARTGCAVDASTGRLACATADCGTGDVACAGRGPAPPVTLAEITLAAPGGGGQDFYDVSLVDGFNLPLSIAPDNNGDGGACRAAACAGDVNAVCPSDLRVVSGSGEVVACKSACNAYGSARYCCTGDYGTPAKCGPTNYSRVFKAACPAAYSYAYDDASSTFTCAGAASYHITFCPVT; from the coding sequence ATGATGcccatggtcgccgccggcgataaagGCAGCCATGGAGCTTCTTCCACCTGCAGCATGTGCAGGCAGCTGACCAAACTCTTTCCTCTCCACCTGGTCATCGTCCTTCTCCTCGGCGTCGCCACCAACGGTCGGCCGGAGGCGGCTGCGGCGAGGTCGTTCATCTTCCACAACGCGTGCGCGCACCCGGTGTGGGTGGGCGCTCTCAACGGCGCCACATCGCCGCGGCTCGCCCGCACCGGCTTCTACCTCGCCTCCGGCGCcacggacgccgtcgccgccccgtcctccgGCGCCTGGTCCGGCAACTTCTGGGCGCGCACCGGCTGCGCCGTCGACGCCTCCACGGGCCGCCTCGCCTGCGCCACCGCCGACTGTGGCACCGGCGATGTCGCCTGCGCCGGCCGCGGGCCCGCCCCGCCCGTCACGCTCGCTGAGATCACCCTCGCCGCCCCGGGCGGAGGAGGCCAGGACTTCTACGACGTCAGCCTCGTCGACGGCTTCAACCTGCCCCTCTCCATCGCGCCCGACAACAATGGGGACGGCGGTGCCTGCCGCGCCGCGGCGTGCGCGGGCGACGTGAACGCGGTCTGCCCGTCGGACCTGCGCGTGGTGTCCGGCTCCGGCGAGGTGGTGGCGTGCAAGAGCGCGTGCAACGCCTACGGCAGCGCGCGCTACTGCTGCACTGGCGACTACGGCACGCCGGCGAAGTGCGGGCCCACGAACTACTCGCGGGTATTCAAGGCCGCCTGCCCGGCCGCCTACAGCTACGCCTACGACGACGCCAGCTCCACCTTCACCTGCGCCGGCGCCGCCAGCTACCACATCACCTTCTGTCCCGTCACCTGA